Proteins found in one Bacillus subtilis subsp. subtilis str. 168 genomic segment:
- the rnc gene encoding ribonuclease III (Evidence 1a: Function from experimental evidences in the studied strain; PubMedId: 11123676, 12682299, 16179796, 22412379, 23300471, 26883633; Product type e : enzyme), protein MSKHSHYKDKKKFYKKVEQFKEFQERISVHFQNEKLLYQAFTHSSYVNEHRKKPYEDNERLEFLGDAVLELTISRFLFAKYPAMSEGDLTKLRAAIVCEPSLVSLAHELSFGDLVLLGKGEEMTGGRKRPALLADVFEAFIGALYLDQGLEPVESFLKVYVFPKINDGAFSHVMDFKSQLQEYVQRDGKGSLEYKISNEKGPAHNREFEAIVSLKGEPLGVGNGRSKKEAEQHAAQEALAKLQKHHTKQ, encoded by the coding sequence ATGTCAAAACACTCACATTATAAAGATAAAAAAAAGTTCTATAAAAAAGTAGAACAATTTAAAGAGTTTCAAGAACGGATTTCGGTTCACTTTCAAAATGAAAAGCTTTTGTATCAAGCATTTACACATTCATCTTATGTGAATGAGCATCGGAAAAAGCCGTATGAAGATAATGAAAGGCTTGAATTTTTAGGTGACGCTGTTTTGGAACTGACGATCTCCAGATTCTTATTTGCCAAATACCCGGCTATGAGTGAAGGAGATTTGACGAAATTGAGAGCCGCAATTGTTTGCGAACCGTCTCTCGTTTCATTGGCTCACGAGCTGTCATTCGGCGATCTTGTCCTGTTGGGTAAAGGCGAGGAAATGACAGGCGGAAGAAAGCGTCCTGCTCTATTGGCGGATGTTTTTGAGGCATTTATCGGAGCCTTGTACCTTGACCAAGGATTAGAGCCGGTCGAAAGTTTCTTAAAAGTTTATGTGTTCCCTAAAATTAACGATGGTGCTTTTTCTCATGTGATGGATTTCAAAAGCCAGCTGCAGGAATACGTGCAGCGGGACGGCAAAGGCTCTCTGGAGTATAAAATCTCCAACGAAAAAGGACCTGCGCACAACCGTGAATTTGAAGCCATCGTATCTCTAAAAGGTGAACCACTCGGAGTCGGAAACGGCCGTTCAAAGAAAGAAGCCGAACAGCACGCTGCTCAGGAAGCTTTAGCTAAATTGCAAAAACACCATACGAAACAATAA
- the smc gene encoding chromosome condensation and segregation SMC ATPase (Evidence 1a: Function from experimental evidences in the studied strain; PubMedId: 9701812, 12100548, 12682299, 12897137, 15987505, 16272394, 26904953, 28154080; Product type e: enzyme) has product MFLKRLDVIGFKSFAERISVDFVKGVTAVVGPNGSGKSNITDAIRWVLGEQSARSLRGGKMEDIIFAGSDSRKRLNLAEVTLTLDNDDHFLPIDFHEVSVTRRVYRSGESEFLINNQPCRLKDIIDLFMDSGLGKEAFSIISQGKVEEILSSKAEDRRSIFEEAAGVLKYKTRKKKAENKLFETQDNLNRVEDILHELEGQVEPLKIQASIAKDYLEKKKELEHVEIALTAYDIEELHGKWSTLKEKVQMAKEEELAESSAISAKEAKIEDTRDKIQALDESVDELQQVLLVTSEELEKLEGRKEVLKERKKNAVQNQEQLEEAIVQFQQKETVLKEELSKQEAVFETLQAEVKQLRAQVKEKQQALSLHNENVEEKIEQLKSDYFELLNSQASIRNELQLLDDQMSQSAVTLQRLADNNEKHLQERHDISARKAACETEFARIEQEIHSQVGAYRDMQTKYEQKKRQYEKNESALYQAYQYVQQARSKKDMLETMQGDFSGFYQGVKEVLKAKERLGGIRGAVLELISTEQKYETAIEIALGASAQHVVTDDEQSARKAIQYLKQNSFGRATFLPLSVIRDRQLQSRDAETAARHSSFLGVASELVTFDPAYRSVIQNLLGTVLITEDLKGANELAKLLGHRYRIVTLEGDVVNPGGSMTGGAVKKKNNSLLGRSRELEDVTKRLAEMEEKTALLEQEVKTLKHSIQDMEKKLADLRETGEGLRLKQQDVKGQLYELQVAEKNINTHLELYDQEKSALSESDEERKVRKRKLEEELSAVSEKMKQLEEDIDRLTKQKQTQSSTKESLSNELTELKIAAAKKEQACKGEEDNLARLKKELTETELALKEAKEDLSFLTSEMSSSTSGEEKLEEAAKHKLNDKTKTIELIALRRDQRIKLQHGLDTYERELKEMKRLYKQKTTLLKDEEVKLGRMEVELDNLLQYLREEYSLSFEGAKEKYQLETDPEEARKRVKLIKLAIEELGTVNLGSIDEFERVNERYKFLSEQKEDLTEAKNTLFQVIEEMDEEMTKRFNDTFVQIRSHFDQVFRSLFGGGRAELRLTDPNDLLHSGVEIIAQPPGKKLQNLNLLSGGERALTAIALLFSILKVRPVPFCVLDEVEAALDEANVFRFAQYLKKYSSDTQFIVITHRKGTMEEADVLYGVTMQESGVSKVISVKLEETKEFVQ; this is encoded by the coding sequence ATGTTCCTCAAACGTTTAGACGTTATAGGATTTAAATCATTTGCAGAACGGATTTCCGTAGACTTCGTTAAAGGCGTGACAGCAGTTGTCGGGCCGAACGGAAGCGGAAAAAGCAACATCACGGATGCCATTCGCTGGGTTCTCGGCGAACAATCGGCACGCTCTCTTCGCGGCGGAAAAATGGAAGACATCATTTTTGCTGGGAGTGATTCAAGAAAGCGATTAAATCTAGCTGAAGTTACGCTTACTCTTGATAATGATGATCATTTCTTGCCAATTGACTTCCACGAGGTGAGTGTCACAAGACGTGTGTACAGATCAGGTGAGAGTGAGTTTCTGATTAACAATCAGCCATGCCGCTTGAAAGATATTATTGATTTATTTATGGACTCTGGGCTTGGTAAAGAAGCATTTTCTATTATCAGCCAAGGGAAAGTGGAAGAGATCCTGAGCAGCAAAGCGGAGGATCGCCGCAGTATCTTTGAAGAAGCGGCCGGGGTGCTTAAATATAAAACGAGAAAGAAAAAAGCAGAAAATAAACTGTTTGAGACACAGGACAATCTAAATCGGGTAGAAGATATATTACATGAGCTTGAAGGACAGGTTGAACCTCTTAAAATTCAAGCTTCAATAGCGAAAGACTACCTTGAGAAAAAGAAAGAGCTGGAGCATGTTGAAATTGCGCTGACTGCCTATGATATCGAAGAGCTGCATGGTAAATGGTCGACTCTTAAAGAGAAAGTGCAGATGGCAAAAGAAGAAGAGCTTGCTGAATCGTCTGCTATTTCTGCGAAAGAAGCAAAGATTGAGGATACAAGGGACAAAATACAAGCGCTTGATGAGTCAGTAGATGAGCTCCAGCAAGTTTTACTGGTAACTAGTGAAGAGCTGGAAAAGCTTGAAGGCCGTAAAGAAGTCCTGAAAGAACGAAAGAAAAACGCTGTGCAAAACCAAGAACAGCTTGAAGAAGCCATCGTTCAGTTCCAGCAAAAAGAAACGGTTCTGAAAGAAGAGCTTTCGAAGCAGGAAGCTGTCTTCGAAACGCTTCAGGCTGAGGTGAAGCAGTTAAGGGCGCAAGTAAAAGAAAAACAGCAGGCTCTCAGTCTTCACAATGAAAATGTCGAAGAGAAAATCGAGCAGCTGAAAAGTGATTATTTTGAGCTGTTAAACAGCCAGGCTTCGATACGCAACGAACTCCAGCTTCTTGATGACCAGATGTCCCAATCCGCTGTCACATTGCAGAGACTTGCGGACAACAATGAAAAGCACCTGCAGGAACGGCATGATATTTCTGCGCGTAAAGCCGCATGTGAAACGGAATTTGCCCGAATTGAGCAGGAGATTCACAGTCAAGTCGGTGCATATCGTGATATGCAGACAAAATATGAGCAGAAAAAGCGCCAATACGAAAAAAATGAATCCGCTCTGTATCAGGCATACCAATACGTTCAGCAAGCGAGATCAAAAAAGGACATGCTTGAGACGATGCAGGGAGATTTCTCCGGCTTTTATCAAGGTGTTAAAGAAGTGCTGAAAGCGAAAGAGCGCCTTGGCGGAATTCGCGGAGCGGTTCTTGAGCTGATTTCTACAGAACAGAAGTATGAAACGGCCATTGAAATAGCGCTCGGCGCTTCTGCTCAACACGTCGTGACCGACGATGAACAATCTGCCCGCAAAGCGATTCAATATTTAAAGCAGAATTCCTTCGGCCGGGCGACGTTTCTGCCTCTTTCTGTTATTAGAGACCGCCAGCTTCAAAGCCGTGACGCGGAAACAGCCGCCCGGCATTCATCATTTCTCGGGGTTGCCAGTGAACTTGTCACATTTGATCCTGCGTATCGAAGCGTCATCCAGAATCTTCTTGGAACCGTTCTGATCACAGAGGACTTAAAGGGTGCAAACGAGCTTGCGAAGCTTCTCGGGCACCGGTACCGCATCGTAACCCTTGAGGGAGATGTTGTGAACCCCGGTGGTTCAATGACGGGCGGCGCGGTTAAAAAGAAAAATAACTCCCTCCTTGGAAGAAGCCGGGAGCTAGAAGATGTGACGAAACGGCTCGCTGAAATGGAAGAGAAAACGGCACTGCTTGAACAAGAGGTCAAAACCCTTAAGCACTCCATTCAGGATATGGAGAAAAAACTGGCTGACTTAAGAGAAACCGGGGAAGGCTTAAGGTTAAAGCAGCAGGATGTGAAAGGCCAGCTGTACGAACTTCAAGTTGCCGAGAAAAATATCAATACCCATTTAGAGCTCTATGATCAAGAAAAATCTGCTCTGTCAGAAAGCGATGAAGAGAGAAAAGTGCGCAAACGCAAGCTTGAAGAAGAGCTCTCTGCCGTATCTGAAAAGATGAAACAGCTTGAAGAGGACATAGACAGACTGACAAAACAAAAACAAACGCAATCCTCAACGAAAGAGTCTCTCTCCAACGAGCTGACTGAGCTGAAGATCGCAGCGGCCAAAAAAGAGCAGGCTTGCAAGGGGGAAGAGGACAACCTTGCCAGATTAAAGAAAGAGCTCACTGAAACAGAGCTTGCGTTAAAAGAAGCAAAAGAAGACTTAAGCTTCTTAACGTCAGAGATGTCATCTAGCACCAGCGGCGAAGAAAAGCTGGAAGAAGCAGCAAAACATAAATTGAATGACAAAACGAAAACGATCGAACTGATTGCATTAAGGCGCGATCAGCGCATCAAGCTTCAGCATGGGCTTGATACGTATGAGCGTGAGCTGAAAGAAATGAAACGCCTGTATAAACAAAAAACAACGCTCTTAAAAGACGAAGAAGTCAAACTTGGACGAATGGAAGTCGAGCTTGATAATTTACTCCAATACTTACGGGAGGAATACAGCTTGTCCTTTGAGGGGGCAAAAGAGAAATATCAGCTTGAAACTGATCCAGAGGAAGCCAGAAAGCGCGTGAAGCTGATTAAACTCGCAATTGAAGAGCTGGGTACCGTGAACCTCGGAAGCATAGATGAGTTTGAGAGGGTCAACGAACGGTACAAGTTTCTGTCGGAACAAAAAGAAGATTTAACAGAAGCGAAAAATACCTTGTTCCAAGTGATTGAAGAAATGGATGAAGAAATGACGAAGCGCTTTAACGACACATTCGTCCAAATCCGCTCACACTTTGATCAAGTTTTCCGCTCCTTATTCGGAGGAGGGCGAGCTGAACTGAGGCTCACCGATCCTAACGATCTGCTTCATTCAGGAGTCGAGATTATCGCTCAGCCGCCGGGGAAAAAGCTGCAAAACTTAAACCTCCTGTCAGGCGGAGAGCGTGCGCTTACTGCTATAGCGCTCTTATTCTCAATCCTAAAGGTTCGTCCAGTGCCGTTTTGCGTCCTTGACGAAGTAGAGGCTGCGCTCGACGAAGCGAATGTGTTCCGATTTGCGCAGTATTTAAAAAAATACAGCAGCGATACTCAGTTTATTGTGATTACCCACAGAAAAGGAACGATGGAGGAAGCGGATGTGCTTTATGGCGTAACCATGCAGGAATCCGGTGTTTCCAAGGTAATTTCAGTTAAGCTGGAAGAAACAAAAGAATTCGTTCAGTAA
- the ftsY gene encoding signal recognition particle (docking protein) (Evidence 1a: Function from experimental evidences in the studied strain; PubMedId: 11021934, 11123669, 11166993, 12682299, 15995216, 16705751, 22056770; Product type rc: receptor), with amino-acid sequence MSFFKKLKEKITKQTDSVSEKFKDGLEKTRNSFQNKVNDLVSRYRKVDEDFFEELEEVLISADVGFTTVMELIDELKKEVKRRNIQDPKEVQSVISEKLVEIYNSGDEQISELNIQDGRLNVILLVGVNGVGKTTTIGKLAHKMKQEGKSVVLAAGDTFRAGAIEQLEVWGERTGVPVIKQTAGSDPAAVIYDAVHAAKARNADVLICDTAGRLQNKVNLMKELEKVKRVIEREVPEAPHEVLLALDATTGQNAMAQAKEFSKATNVTGIALTKLDGTAKGGIVLAIRNELHIPVKLVGLGEKVDDLQEFDPESYVYGLFSDLVEKADD; translated from the coding sequence ATGAGCTTTTTTAAAAAATTAAAAGAGAAAATCACAAAACAGACAGATTCCGTATCTGAAAAGTTTAAGGATGGCCTTGAAAAAACAAGAAACTCCTTTCAAAACAAAGTGAATGATCTTGTATCCCGTTACCGTAAAGTGGATGAGGATTTCTTCGAAGAGCTTGAAGAGGTTCTTATCAGCGCGGATGTCGGTTTTACAACCGTTATGGAATTAATAGATGAGCTGAAAAAAGAAGTCAAACGCAGAAATATTCAAGATCCAAAGGAAGTCCAGTCAGTGATTTCTGAGAAACTGGTCGAGATTTATAACAGCGGAGATGAGCAAATTTCAGAACTGAACATCCAGGATGGGCGTTTAAACGTAATCCTTCTGGTAGGTGTAAACGGCGTCGGGAAAACAACAACGATCGGAAAGCTTGCTCATAAAATGAAACAAGAAGGAAAATCTGTTGTACTTGCCGCCGGAGACACTTTTAGAGCGGGAGCCATTGAACAGCTGGAAGTATGGGGAGAGCGTACAGGAGTGCCTGTCATTAAGCAGACGGCAGGAAGCGATCCGGCGGCTGTCATCTACGATGCTGTTCATGCTGCGAAAGCAAGAAATGCCGATGTATTAATTTGTGATACGGCAGGGCGTCTCCAAAACAAAGTAAATCTCATGAAAGAGCTTGAAAAAGTAAAACGTGTTATCGAAAGAGAAGTTCCTGAAGCTCCGCATGAGGTGCTGCTTGCCCTTGATGCCACGACCGGCCAAAATGCAATGGCTCAGGCAAAAGAATTCTCTAAAGCAACAAATGTTACCGGCATTGCTTTAACGAAGCTTGACGGTACGGCAAAAGGCGGTATCGTCCTTGCGATTCGCAACGAGCTTCACATCCCGGTTAAACTAGTCGGTTTAGGAGAAAAAGTTGATGACCTTCAGGAATTTGATCCAGAATCCTATGTGTACGGACTCTTTTCAGATTTAGTGGAAAAAGCCGACGATTAA
- the ylqB gene encoding conserved exported protein of unknown function (Evidence 4: Unknown function but conserved in other organisms; PubMedId: 15033535, 22287527) — translation MKKIGLLFMLCLAALFTIGFPAQQADAAEAPYKASITNISTDGGVYGKINYGQGQYWRVKYNITVSGKLLDQNGQPVPNAPVRFEADTKVGNTTQTASGTTDANGTFEVPMYLGPAAGYYTYYTSVSVHYYDIIPFRVFSGESRLVSTDNSLYHFAYQVRR, via the coding sequence ATGAAAAAAATCGGTTTATTGTTTATGTTATGTCTGGCAGCCCTGTTTACAATAGGTTTCCCGGCACAGCAAGCAGACGCTGCTGAGGCACCTTATAAGGCCTCAATCACAAATATCAGCACAGATGGAGGGGTATACGGTAAAATCAATTACGGACAAGGTCAATATTGGCGAGTCAAGTACAATATTACAGTAAGCGGCAAATTACTCGACCAAAACGGACAGCCAGTGCCAAACGCGCCCGTAAGATTTGAAGCGGACACGAAGGTCGGAAACACAACACAAACTGCTTCAGGAACGACTGATGCAAACGGAACATTTGAGGTTCCAATGTATTTGGGGCCAGCTGCTGGTTACTATACGTATTACACATCTGTTTCCGTTCATTACTATGACATCATCCCATTCAGAGTTTTTTCTGGTGAGTCAAGACTGGTATCCACTGATAACAGCCTTTATCATTTCGCCTATCAAGTAAGAAGATAA
- the ylxM gene encoding component of the signal recognition particle (SRP) protein-targeting pathway (Evidence 2a: Function from experimental evidences in other organisms; PubMedId: 11274114, 24659773; Product type f: factor) yields the protein MSLEKTTRMNYLFDFYQSLLTSKQKSYMSLYYLDDFSLGEIAEEYEVSRQAVYDNIKRTEAMLEQYEEKLLLLKKFQERKEMFNKLKELASGSKEEEEITALIEALEKLD from the coding sequence ATGTCACTCGAAAAGACAACGAGAATGAATTATCTGTTTGATTTTTATCAGTCGTTGTTGACGTCAAAACAGAAGAGCTATATGTCGCTTTATTATTTGGACGATTTCTCCCTAGGCGAAATAGCCGAAGAATATGAGGTTTCAAGACAAGCTGTTTATGATAACATCAAACGAACAGAAGCAATGCTTGAACAATATGAAGAAAAGCTGCTCCTTTTGAAAAAGTTTCAGGAGCGTAAAGAGATGTTTAATAAGCTGAAGGAGCTTGCTTCCGGTTCAAAAGAAGAGGAAGAAATTACAGCTCTGATTGAAGCGCTTGAGAAATTAGATTAG
- the ffh gene encoding signal recognition particle-like (SRP) GTPase (Evidence 1a: Function from experimental evidences in the studied strain; PubMedId: 7511896, 8662730, 10222262, 10224127, 10658653, 12682299, 11123669, 22056770, 26344568; Product type cp: cell process), with translation MAFEGLADRLQQTISKIRGKGKVSEQDVKEMMREVRLALLEADVNFKVVKDFVKKVSERAVGQDVMKSLTPGQQVIKVVQEELTELMGGEESKIAVAKRPPTVIMMVGLQGAGKTTTSGKLANLLRKKHNRKPMLVAADIYRPAAIKQLETLGKQLDMPVFSLGDQVSPVEIAKQAIEKAKEEHYDYVILDTAGRLHIDHELMDELTNVKEIANPEEIFLVVDSMTGQDAVNVAKSFNEQLGLTGVVLTKLDGDTRGGAALSIRAVTNTPIKFAGLGEKLDALEPFHPERMASRILGMGDVLTLIEKAQASVDEDKAKELEQKMRTMSFTLDDFLEQLGQVRNMGPLDELLQMMPGAGKMKGLKNIQVDEKQLNHVEAIIKSMTVLEKEQPDIINASRRKRIAKGSGTSVQEVNRLLKQFDEMKKMMKQMTNMSKGKKKGFKLPFM, from the coding sequence ATGGCATTTGAAGGATTAGCCGACCGACTGCAGCAGACGATTTCTAAAATCCGCGGAAAAGGGAAAGTCAGCGAACAAGATGTAAAAGAGATGATGCGTGAGGTCCGTCTTGCGCTGCTTGAGGCTGACGTTAACTTTAAAGTAGTCAAGGATTTTGTCAAAAAAGTAAGTGAACGCGCTGTAGGCCAAGACGTCATGAAAAGTCTGACGCCCGGCCAGCAGGTCATTAAAGTTGTTCAAGAGGAACTGACTGAGCTGATGGGCGGCGAAGAGAGCAAAATCGCCGTCGCAAAAAGGCCGCCGACTGTTATTATGATGGTCGGTCTCCAAGGTGCCGGTAAAACGACAACAAGCGGTAAGCTTGCGAATCTGCTGCGCAAAAAGCATAATCGCAAACCGATGCTGGTTGCTGCCGATATTTACCGCCCAGCCGCAATTAAGCAGCTGGAAACACTCGGCAAACAGCTTGATATGCCTGTTTTCTCTCTTGGCGATCAGGTCAGTCCTGTAGAAATAGCTAAACAGGCTATTGAGAAAGCCAAGGAAGAACATTATGACTACGTCATTTTGGATACGGCAGGGCGCTTGCATATCGACCATGAACTGATGGATGAACTGACCAACGTCAAAGAAATCGCGAATCCGGAAGAAATTTTCCTGGTTGTCGATTCAATGACCGGTCAGGACGCTGTGAATGTTGCCAAAAGCTTTAATGAACAGCTCGGTTTAACCGGTGTTGTGTTGACTAAGCTGGATGGAGACACACGCGGCGGGGCTGCGCTTTCTATTCGCGCTGTCACAAACACGCCAATTAAGTTTGCAGGTTTGGGCGAAAAGCTTGATGCGTTAGAGCCGTTCCATCCTGAACGCATGGCATCAAGGATTCTCGGCATGGGCGACGTGCTGACATTGATTGAAAAAGCACAGGCCAGCGTTGATGAAGACAAAGCCAAAGAGCTGGAACAAAAAATGAGAACGATGAGCTTCACATTGGACGATTTTCTGGAGCAGCTCGGGCAAGTCAGAAACATGGGGCCGCTTGATGAGCTTCTGCAAATGATGCCGGGTGCAGGTAAAATGAAGGGCCTGAAAAACATCCAAGTTGATGAAAAACAGCTGAATCATGTGGAAGCAATCATCAAATCAATGACTGTTCTTGAAAAAGAACAGCCGGATATTATCAATGCCAGCCGGCGGAAGCGGATTGCAAAAGGAAGCGGGACATCCGTACAGGAAGTCAACCGTCTGCTTAAGCAGTTTGATGAAATGAAAAAAATGATGAAGCAGATGACAAACATGTCAAAAGGCAAGAAAAAAGGGTTTAAGCTACCTTTTATGTAA
- the rpsP gene encoding ribosomal protein S16 (BS17) (Evidence 1a: Function from experimental evidences in the studied strain; PubMedId: 6419023, 12682299, 20034956; Product type s: structure) has protein sequence MAVKIRLKRMGAKKSPFYRIVVADSRSPRDGRFIETVGTYNPVAKPAEVKIDEELALKWLQTGAKPSDTVRNLFSSQGIMEKFHNAKQGK, from the coding sequence ATGGCAGTAAAAATTCGTTTAAAACGTATGGGAGCAAAAAAATCTCCTTTCTATCGTATTGTTGTAGCAGATTCTCGTTCACCACGTGACGGCCGTTTCATCGAAACAGTCGGAACTTACAACCCGGTTGCAAAACCAGCGGAAGTAAAAATTGACGAAGAGCTTGCTCTTAAATGGCTTCAAACTGGAGCGAAACCATCTGATACAGTTCGCAACTTGTTCTCTAGCCAAGGAATCATGGAAAAATTCCACAACGCTAAACAAGGCAAGTAA
- the ylqC gene encoding putative RNA binding protein (Evidence 3: Putative function from multiple computational evidences; PubMedId: 22333191, 22720735, 26483775; Product type f: factor), protein MTDQHLEDLIVHIVTPLVDHPDDIRVIREETDQKIALRLSVHKSDTGKVIGKQGRTAKAIRTAVFAAGVQSSKKVQFEIFD, encoded by the coding sequence ATGACTGATCAACACTTGGAAGATTTGATTGTCCACATTGTGACGCCGCTTGTTGATCATCCAGATGACATTCGCGTCATAAGAGAAGAAACCGATCAAAAGATTGCGCTGCGCTTATCTGTCCATAAGTCAGATACCGGTAAAGTTATCGGAAAGCAAGGCCGGACTGCAAAAGCGATTCGAACAGCTGTATTTGCAGCTGGCGTACAGTCTTCTAAGAAAGTTCAATTTGAAATATTTGACTAA
- the ylqD gene encoding hypothetical protein (Evidence 4: Unknown function but conserved in other organisms; PubMedId: 22720735): MQIIHRVAVMQVLTERSKEKLLASFAEKKQMLERECSQLYFQLRKHEKEQQNPNMIEQFKKAIEKRKDDIKIIDFQIAQVHTLPLGSELKEKEVDALLTIEAGDDWHEKTAANTIVIKDGKVIEIRQR, encoded by the coding sequence ATGCAAATTATTCACCGTGTAGCCGTTATGCAAGTCTTAACCGAGCGCAGTAAAGAAAAGCTTTTAGCTTCTTTTGCTGAGAAGAAACAAATGCTTGAACGAGAATGCAGCCAGCTCTATTTTCAGCTTAGAAAACATGAGAAAGAACAGCAAAACCCTAATATGATTGAACAATTTAAAAAGGCAATAGAAAAGCGAAAAGATGATATAAAAATCATTGATTTTCAAATTGCTCAAGTACATACATTGCCGCTTGGCAGTGAGTTGAAAGAAAAGGAAGTCGATGCGCTGCTGACGATTGAAGCCGGGGATGACTGGCATGAGAAAACAGCAGCGAACACCATCGTCATAAAAGACGGAAAAGTAATTGAAATTCGCCAGAGGTGA
- the rimM gene encoding 16S rRNA processing protein (Evidence 2a: Function from experimental evidences in other organisms; PubMedId: 15496525, 16014871, 27382067; Product type f: factor) yields the protein MTKRWFNVGKIVNTHGIKGEVRVISKTDFAEERYKPGNTLYLFMDGRNEPVEVTVNTHRLHKQFHLLQFKERQNLNEVEELKNAIIKVPEEELGELNEGEFYFHEIIGCEVFTEEGELIGKVKEILTPGANDVWVIGRKGKKDALIPYIESVVKHIDVREKKIEIELMEGLIDE from the coding sequence ATGACAAAGCGATGGTTTAATGTAGGCAAAATCGTAAATACCCACGGAATCAAAGGCGAAGTGCGGGTGATTTCAAAAACAGATTTTGCCGAAGAACGATACAAGCCGGGAAACACGCTGTATTTGTTTATGGACGGCCGTAACGAACCAGTGGAGGTAACGGTAAACACACATAGACTGCATAAGCAATTTCATCTCCTGCAGTTTAAAGAAAGACAAAACCTAAATGAAGTAGAAGAGCTGAAAAACGCAATCATTAAAGTTCCTGAAGAAGAATTAGGAGAGCTGAATGAGGGTGAATTTTATTTCCACGAAATTATTGGGTGTGAAGTATTTACTGAAGAAGGCGAACTCATCGGAAAGGTCAAAGAAATTTTGACGCCTGGAGCCAATGACGTTTGGGTCATCGGACGAAAAGGAAAAAAAGACGCACTCATTCCTTACATTGAATCAGTGGTTAAACATATCGATGTCAGGGAAAAGAAAATTGAGATTGAACTCATGGAAGGGTTAATAGACGAATGA